The DNA segment ATGACTTTTAAAGACATCTGTATCTCATATCTTTTCAACTTGTCTGACTTTGTAGCAACTACTTGAAAGTCAATGCTTCTATTCTTTAAGTAGTCAACCATTAAGACATCGTCATCTGTAGGTTTATGCCTTATATCAACCAACATTATGGCACCTACCAGGCATGTTGATGTGTTTAAGTACGTCTCAATATTTTTAGCCCATTGCTTCTTAAGCTCTTTTGATACCTCTGCATAGCCATAGCCCGGCAAATCCACCAAGTAAAAAGAATCATTTACGATGTAGAAATTAATTCCCTGAGTCTTTCCAGGTTTTTGGCTTACCCTTGCAAAATTGTTTCTGTTTACTATTGCATTTATGAAAGACGACTTCCCTACATTAGACCGGCCTATTACTGCAATTTGCTTAAGTCCATCATTTGGATACTGTGTCTTATTGTATGCTGAAATTTTAAGCTCTATTGACTTTACCTTCATAGTCACTCATCACCTACTAACGACAGTTTCAAAACTTCATCTATGTTTGAAACAAATTTAAATTCCATTTTCTTCTTTACACTTTGCGGTATCTCATCTAAATCCCTTTTGTTGTCTTCTGGCGCAATTACTTTAAAAATACCTGCTCTATGTGCAGCCAGCACTTTTTCCTTTAAGCCGCCTATCGGTAAGACTTTACCTGTAAGGGTTATTTCGCCGGTCATGGCAATATCGCCTTTTACAGGAACTTTCTTTATCGCAGATACCATAGCCGTAACCATTGTTACGCCTGCTGATGGGCCATCTTTCGGTATCGCACCTTCAGGCACATGTATGTGAATGTCTAAATTTTTGTAAAAATCGCTATCTATTCCCAAAGCATCTGCATTTGACCTTATATAGCTGAAACCTGCTTGTGCCGATTCTTTCATCACATCTCCCAACTGTCCTGTCAATGTGAGTTTTCCGCTTCCAGGCATCGTAGTCGCTTCAACAGTAAGCGTATCACCACCTACCCTTGTCCACGCAAGTCCTGTCACCATGCCTACTTTATCTTTCAGATTGGCCTTGTCTACCCTGTATATTGGCTTCCCAAGGTATTTTTGCAGATTTTTCTTTCCTACTTTTATAGACTTTTCTTTATTTTCTACTATGGCCTTTATGGATTTTCGCACAACTTTTGCAATGTTTTGCTCAAGTGATCTCACACCGGCTTCTCTGGTGTACTCAGAGATTATGCCTACGATTGCCGAATCTTGTATCTTTATGATGTCTTCATTAGCACCGTGCTCTTTTAAAATTTTTGGAATCAAATACTCCTTAGCTATGTTCAACTTTTCTTCTTCTGTATATCCAGAAATGTATATAACTTCCATCCTGTCTAAAAGCGGAGCCGGTACCGTATCAAGTGTATTGGCTGTAGTCACAAATAACACTTTTGACAAATCAAATGGCAAATCTATGTAATGATCTCTGTACGTAGAATTTTGCTCTGGATCCAAGACTTCCAGCATGGCTGATGCCGGATCCCCTCTAAAATCAGAGCTCATTTTATCGATCTCATCAAGAAGAAACACTGGATTCTTTGAACCAGCTATTTTCAAAGAATTTATTATGCCACCTGGTATAGCTCCTACGTACGTCCTCCTGTGACCTCTTATCTCGGCTTCATCCCTTACGCCGCCCAATGACAGACG comes from the Thermoanaerobacterium aotearoense genome and includes:
- the lon gene encoding endopeptidase La, encoding MDKKYILPMVPLRGITVFPYMVMHFDVGRGKSVKAIEEAMLRNQLVFLVTQKQADIDEPSIDDIYRVGTITKVKQMLKLPGEVVRVLVEGISRAELKNLISDESFYEVEVLEKIDLEVEKDSELEALMRSVTSAFEEYISISSKIPLDSIYNVVTIEEPGRLADVIAEHLSLNQDKNQELLECFDPRERLEKLLGFILKELDILEIEKKINMRVHKQIDKSQREYYLREQLKAIRAELGEADEIDQEIDEYEEKIESKDLPDYVKEKAREELRRLSRMGPGYQEASVIRTYIDWLLDLPWNEETKDVLDIKRAEKILNEDHYGLKKVKERILEFLAVRSFHEKMKSPILCLVGPPGVGKTSLGKSIARAMNRKFVRLSLGGVRDEAEIRGHRRTYVGAIPGGIINSLKIAGSKNPVFLLDEIDKMSSDFRGDPASAMLEVLDPEQNSTYRDHYIDLPFDLSKVLFVTTANTLDTVPAPLLDRMEVIYISGYTEEEKLNIAKEYLIPKILKEHGANEDIIKIQDSAIVGIISEYTREAGVRSLEQNIAKVVRKSIKAIVENKEKSIKVGKKNLQKYLGKPIYRVDKANLKDKVGMVTGLAWTRVGGDTLTVEATTMPGSGKLTLTGQLGDVMKESAQAGFSYIRSNADALGIDSDFYKNLDIHIHVPEGAIPKDGPSAGVTMVTAMVSAIKKVPVKGDIAMTGEITLTGKVLPIGGLKEKVLAAHRAGIFKVIAPEDNKRDLDEIPQSVKKKMEFKFVSNIDEVLKLSLVGDE
- the yihA gene encoding ribosome biogenesis GTP-binding protein YihA/YsxC; this translates as MKVKSIELKISAYNKTQYPNDGLKQIAVIGRSNVGKSSFINAIVNRNNFARVSQKPGKTQGINFYIVNDSFYLVDLPGYGYAEVSKELKKQWAKNIETYLNTSTCLVGAIMLVDIRHKPTDDDVLMVDYLKNRSIDFQVVATKSDKLKRYEIQMSLKVISETLLVDKEKIIPFSSLKKTGVDDVYTYLDSIVEHNDVTIE